In a single window of the Penaeus monodon isolate SGIC_2016 chromosome 3, NSTDA_Pmon_1, whole genome shotgun sequence genome:
- the LOC119592670 gene encoding uncharacterized protein LOC119592670 isoform X2, whose protein sequence is MAGSGYTLVFTALAILCAEATSPPITVVPGRPESVSLEKSALYYLWNEQLDYQGVLPAERDTRPIGTLLSPEFFHVVNLVPQDAPHPLYVNRYAELRAALLRDHMLQDTVDPSDSRMKSNNGLTAKTLTGKSVVFKRDNRDKITVNNIPVESVETLSDGIVSYTLDGVLFDYVQQVDGAFHEYLRDSSS, encoded by the exons ATGGCAGGGTCAG GATATACGTTAGTGTTTACGGCTTTGGCGATTCTGTGTGCGGAAGCGACCTCACCGCCTATCACGGTTGTCCCTGGTCGTCCCGAGAGTGTGTCGCTTGAAAAGTCGGCTCTCTACTACCTGTGGAATGAACAACTGGACTATCAAGGAGTTCTACCAGCGGAAAGGGATACGCGAC CCATAGGAACTTTGCTGTCTCCTGAATTCTTCCACGTGGTCAATCTAGTGCCCCAGGATGCCCCTCATCCCCTTTACGTCAATAGATACGCTGAACTACGCGCTGCTTTACTCCGCGACCACATGCTCCAAGACACTGTAGACCCCAGTGATTCAAGGATGAAATCAAACAACGGTCTGACAGCAAAAACCCTCACTGGCAAATCCGTTGTCTTCAAGAGGGACAATAGAG ACAAAATCACTGTGAACAACATCCCTGTAGAAAGCGTGGAAACACTGTCTGACGGGATTGTAAGCTACACACTGGATGGTGTCCTGTTTGATTACGTGCAGCAAGTGGACGGCGCCTTTCATGAGTACTTGAGAGATTCGTCGTCTTGA
- the LOC119592670 gene encoding uncharacterized protein LOC119592670 isoform X1: MAGSGYTLVFTALAILCAEATSPPITVVPGRPESVSLEKSALYYLWNEQLDYQGVLPAERDTRPIGTLLSPEFFHVVNLVPQDAPHPLYVNRYAELRAALLRDHMLQDTVDPSDSRMKSNNGLTAKTLTGKSVVFKRDNRDKITVNNIPVESVETLSDGIVSYTLDGVLFDYVQQVDGAFHEYLRDSSS, encoded by the exons GATATACGTTAGTGTTTACGGCTTTGGCGATTCTGTGTGCGGAAGCGACCTCACCGCCTATCACGGTTGTCCCTGGTCGTCCCGAGAGTGTGTCGCTTGAAAAGTCGGCTCTCTACTACCTGTGGAATGAACAACTGGACTATCAAGGAGTTCTACCAGCGGAAAGGGATACGCGAC CCATAGGAACTTTGCTGTCTCCTGAATTCTTCCACGTGGTCAATCTAGTGCCCCAGGATGCCCCTCATCCCCTTTACGTCAATAGATACGCTGAACTACGCGCTGCTTTACTCCGCGACCACATGCTCCAAGACACTGTAGACCCCAGTGATTCAAGGATGAAATCAAACAACGGTCTGACAGCAAAAACCCTCACTGGCAAATCCGTTGTCTTCAAGAGGGACAATAGAG ACAAAATCACTGTGAACAACATCCCTGTAGAAAGCGTGGAAACACTGTCTGACGGGATTGTAAGCTACACACTGGATGGTGTCCTGTTTGATTACGTGCAGCAAGTGGACGGCGCCTTTCATGAGTACTTGAGAGATTCGTCGTCTTGA